The segment GCAACGCTTACCAGTGCCGCGGTGCCAACAGCCGCCCAACTGAGCAGTTTGATCAACGATTCATGATGCATTTCGTAGAGTGGGCTCTTCACGCCCCACTTACTGATCATGCCCGCGCCAATGGCACCCGACAATGAGATACCCGGCAGTGCCAGCAAAGCCCACACTAATGGTAACGGCCACCGGGGTAGATGCTCGCTGATACTGGTACCCAAAAACAGTGAACCTTTAGCCAGCGCGTGATGGGCGGCAAACAGTACCAGGCCCGGCCACAGCAATGGCCATACATCTGGCGAAACTAATCCCATGGCCACCAAAGCGGTCATCATGCCCATCTGGCTGATACTGGAGTAGGCTAAAACGGCTTTAGGGTGGCGCTGAAAAACGCCATACAGCGCGGCGCCAAAGGCTGCCGCCAGCCCCGCGATTAACATGAGGTTGCCAAACTGGGCCAAAGAGGCAGACATTTGCTCATCACCTAACGGCAGCACACTGATCCAGCCCAGTAGCCCCGCCTTAATCATCGCCCCGCTAAGCACCGCGCTGGCCGGGGCCGGTGCCACCGGGTGGGCTAACGGCAGCCATACGTGCAAGCCAATGACACCGGCTTTCACGCCAAAGCCCAAGCACAGCAAGGCGGCCATCCATGCGCCTTGCTCGGCAACTAAAATGCCTTCACGCACCCCTTTTAGCGTCAGCGTATTCGCCTCGCCGGCCGCCCATAGAAAACCACCTAAAATCAGCCCTTCACCCACCACGGCCAAAATCAAATAGGCCTTGGCCCCCAGCCGTGCTTCCTCAGAACCGCTATGCACTACTAAGGCGTAGGCGGCGAAGGTCATCAGCGCAAAGCCAAGATAAAAACTGGCGATATCCTGGGCAATAATCAGTAATACGTTACCGAGCAGTGTCAGCGGCCACAGCAGCGCCAAACGCAACAGGCGTCGCCCGGCGTCTTGATCACCGCCCTTGGCCTTCGCCTGCTCCGCGGCGAAATAGCCTCTGGCATGAAACGCTGACAGGCTCCAGAGCAACGCGGTAAACGCAAGCCAGGGGCGGCTTAGCGAGTTAAGCGCCCATTCGCCGCCCAGCATCCAGGCATCCATCGTCCACTGCGCTTCACCGCCGTAGGCTAGCAGCAGGGCGGGCCAAGCGGCGCTTAGCCATAGTGCTGAAAAATAGCCCTGCTGCGCAGCGGGAGTGCGGTAGGCGCTCCATAGCGTCCAACCGACGACGACCAGCGGCCAAAGTAGCGCCAGGGCAAGCAGCATGGTCATCATGGCAGATACTCCCCGTTGGCTACCCGCGCCGCCCAATCCAAGGGGCTAAACGGGAGACCGGCAAACAGCCCTGCCCCCAAACTCACCAAGGCGGTAAACACCATCGGTAACAGCAGCCAGCTATGGGTTTCAAAACGGCCTAAGCGCTGCTCTTTGGGCCAACTGCCTTTGCCATGCGCGGAGCCTGAACGGAACCATAAGCGGTGCACAATGGGCAAAAAGTAGATGGCGTTGAGAGTACTGCTCGCCACGAGCACGGCGACGACCCAGTACATCTCGGCTTGAATCGCGCCAACCCCCAGGTACCACTTGGTAATGAACCCCGCCACGGGAGGAAGGCCAATCATGCCAAAAGCGCCGATGGTAAACGCAATGCTGGTCAGCGGCATGCGCTTGCCTGCACCGTCCATTTCATCAATACGATGAATCCCCAGCTCCTCGGCATAGTTACCCGCACAGAAAAACAGCGTGACCTTCATTAGGCCCTGATGCAGCAAGTGCGCTAAAGCACCGACCGTGCCGAAAGGGCCAAACAGACCTATACCCAGAATGACGTAGGAGACCTGGCTAACGGTGGAAAACGCTAGGCGGGGTTTCAGCTCCTCTTGGGCAATGGCCCTTAACGAGCCATATATAATCGTAATCGAGGCCGCTACCGCTAGCGTGGTAATAACGCCGAGCTCCACGCTCAGTTCAATGCCAAACAGGTCATAAACGACCCTCAGAATCCCGAAAGCCCCCGCCTTCACCACCGCAACCGCGTGTAACAGCGCGCTCACCGGTGCGGGGGCCACCATCGCCCTAGGTAGCCACCCATGTAGCGGTACCATGGCCGTTTTTACCGCCAACCCACCCACTAGCAGGGCAAATATTAGCGTTAGCAGACCGCGATGATCGTTTAAATAGTCGCCCAAGCCCTCTTCAGAAGAGAACGATTGATCCCCGGTCAGGCTATACAGCAGCACGGTGCCCAGCAGCAGTACCACACCGGCGCTTAAGGTGTAGCGCAAATAGACGCGCCCGGCATTGAGCGCTTGCTTTGTACCGTTGTGAACCACCAAAGGATAGGTGGAGAGCGTCAACATTTCGTAGAAAATCAGGAAGGTAAACAGGTTATCGGCCAGCGCAATGCCGATCGTGCTCGCAACGCAGAGGCTAAAAAAGCCAAAAAAGCGCTTCCGATTGGCTGATCCTTCCAAGTAGCCAATGGCGTAGATGGTGGTGCATAGCCACAGTAGTGACGATAGCCCGGCGAACATCACCCCTAGGGCATCGCTGCGCAGTACGAAATCAACGCCACCGATCACTTGAAAGCTAAAAATATCCTCATGTCCCGCGGCTACCCGCCTAACCATAAGAATAACCAGAATGATCTTAACCACCGCAGCCGCTAGATTAATCGTCGTGCGCAGCCGGCGGGCATCTTCCGGCAACGCAAAGATAATCACCACCACCAGTAGTGAAGTAGCCAAAGCAGTCAGCGGTAACCAGGCGGCATTCATGGGCTACCTCCATGCATCAATTCCAGCGGGAAATGCGCCAACAGCCCTAGAGCGAATGCAATCAGAGCAAGCGTTAGTGCGATCAGATCCATGCCCGGCGCCAAGGGTTGATAACGATGCCGTGGTGCCGTCTCATCAAAGCAGTAGCGAAACATGCGGAATATATAAGCCGCAGTGAGTAGCGTACCGGTTAATAGCGCGGCCACTGCCCACCACTGCTGGGATAGCACCATCGCTTGTAGCAGTAGCCACTTGGCGGTAAACCCCGAACTGGGCGGCAGCCCCATCAGAGTGATGGAGGCAATGCCAAACACTAATAGTGAAAGCGGCAAACGGCGGCTGGTACCGGCCAGGCCTTTGAGCGTGCTCTCCCCAGTGGCCAGTATCAGGTTGCCTGCGGCCATAAACATGGCGGCTTTAGCAAAGGCATGGCCCATCAGTTGCAGCCAAAACCCTTCCCAAGCCAAAGCACGCGGCAGCGGCGCTATATCCGGCCCCAGCAGCAGCGGAAAAGCCACCATGAGGTACCCCAATTGGCCCACGGTAGAGGAAGCCACCAGAGTTTTAAGGGAATCGGTACGCCACGCCAGTAACCCACCCCATACAATCGCCAGCAGGCCTAGCCACGCGATAACACGCGGGGCGTAGAATGTATCGGGCAGCAGAATGCTCCATAGCAGCAGCAATATAAACAGCGACGCCTTAATCACCAGCGCCGCATGCAGCGCGCTCACCGGTGTCCAGGCATTCTCGTGGACAGGAGACAACCAGGCATGCAGCGGAAACAGCGCGGCTTTCAAAGCTAGCCCTGCGCCAATCAGCGCAGCAGCGAACCACGCCACCGGTCCAGGCTCTATCACCCCAGCCAAACCCTGTAAATCCAATCGGCCCCAGTGGCCTAAAATCAGCGCCACCCCAAGTAGATAGGTTAGCGAGCCCACCAGGGCCAACAGCAAGTAGCGCATCCCCGCCACTAGCGCGGGCACCTTCCCCGATAGCAGCAGCATGCCGACTGCCGCCAACCCCATCAGCTCCAGCCCGGCATAAAGGGTCAATAGATCGGTGGCCAGCCAGATTAACGACAGCGCGCTCAGCACAACGCCTATCAGTGGCCACAGCCAGCGTGCCAACGGCCCGGTTTCGTTTAAACGCAGATACCCTGGTGTATAGAGCGCTGCCGCAACGCCAATCACCTGGGTCATTAACAGCAACAGCACACTCAGCCCGTTTAGGCGCAGCGACAGATTAATATCGGCTATTTCCCACTGCCAGCGCAGTAGTCCCGCTTGGTCATAAGCCGATAGCATCATCAGCCCAGAGGCCAATATCGGCACACAGGCAAGCGCTACGGGCAATGCCCGCTTAGGAGGAAATAG is part of the Halomonas alkaliantarctica genome and harbors:
- a CDS encoding complex I subunit 5 family protein → MMTMLLALALLWPLVVVGWTLWSAYRTPAAQQGYFSALWLSAAWPALLLAYGGEAQWTMDAWMLGGEWALNSLSRPWLAFTALLWSLSAFHARGYFAAEQAKAKGGDQDAGRRLLRLALLWPLTLLGNVLLIIAQDIASFYLGFALMTFAAYALVVHSGSEEARLGAKAYLILAVVGEGLILGGFLWAAGEANTLTLKGVREGILVAEQGAWMAALLCLGFGVKAGVIGLHVWLPLAHPVAPAPASAVLSGAMIKAGLLGWISVLPLGDEQMSASLAQFGNLMLIAGLAAAFGAALYGVFQRHPKAVLAYSSISQMGMMTALVAMGLVSPDVWPLLWPGLVLFAAHHALAKGSLFLGTSISEHLPRWPLPLVWALLALPGISLSGAIGAGMISKWGVKSPLYEMHHESLIKLLSWAAVGTAALVSVALWRQWQQRHKGGSNPEQWGAWLVAVAAALLTPLWLPLPAGSIEMPPLKEWLGIMWPFPVGVLFAAVGWLLTRPLKGKSLPAGDLWWLYADMVSAALVPIRLFGHYCAQIKATSVENAQKAEETLMGHLTRLLSSESWLRHHASGLMMVLALLLAALMMWEGQR
- a CDS encoding complex I subunit 5 family protein; the protein is MNAAWLPLTALATSLLVVVIIFALPEDARRLRTTINLAAAVVKIILVILMVRRVAAGHEDIFSFQVIGGVDFVLRSDALGVMFAGLSSLLWLCTTIYAIGYLEGSANRKRFFGFFSLCVASTIGIALADNLFTFLIFYEMLTLSTYPLVVHNGTKQALNAGRVYLRYTLSAGVVLLLGTVLLYSLTGDQSFSSEEGLGDYLNDHRGLLTLIFALLVGGLAVKTAMVPLHGWLPRAMVAPAPVSALLHAVAVVKAGAFGILRVVYDLFGIELSVELGVITTLAVAASITIIYGSLRAIAQEELKPRLAFSTVSQVSYVILGIGLFGPFGTVGALAHLLHQGLMKVTLFFCAGNYAEELGIHRIDEMDGAGKRMPLTSIAFTIGAFGMIGLPPVAGFITKWYLGVGAIQAEMYWVVAVLVASSTLNAIYFLPIVHRLWFRSGSAHGKGSWPKEQRLGRFETHSWLLLPMVFTALVSLGAGLFAGLPFSPLDWAARVANGEYLP
- a CDS encoding complex I subunit 5 family protein, which produces MIWRFGLFDSTFEPLLYTHWALLAALGLPLLLGMLAALFPPKRALPVALACVPILASGLMMLSAYDQAGLLRWQWEIADINLSLRLNGLSVLLLLMTQVIGVAAALYTPGYLRLNETGPLARWLWPLIGVVLSALSLIWLATDLLTLYAGLELMGLAAVGMLLLSGKVPALVAGMRYLLLALVGSLTYLLGVALILGHWGRLDLQGLAGVIEPGPVAWFAAALIGAGLALKAALFPLHAWLSPVHENAWTPVSALHAALVIKASLFILLLLWSILLPDTFYAPRVIAWLGLLAIVWGGLLAWRTDSLKTLVASSTVGQLGYLMVAFPLLLGPDIAPLPRALAWEGFWLQLMGHAFAKAAMFMAAGNLILATGESTLKGLAGTSRRLPLSLLVFGIASITLMGLPPSSGFTAKWLLLQAMVLSQQWWAVAALLTGTLLTAAYIFRMFRYCFDETAPRHRYQPLAPGMDLIALTLALIAFALGLLAHFPLELMHGGSP